CTCCTGTCACCTCAGATTTGTCAACCCTTTCACTTCCTGCCAGGTCAACCAGATGCATACAGCCACGAATAATAGATCCAGATGTCAGGTCTCGTCCTTGAATATGAACTGTAAGGCAGCTGGAAATCGATACCACATGGGAGTAAATGTTCATATATGTATACAATAATACTAAAATCAATGttcttaaaatcaaaatatgataaatacatagatacaatattataattttctattcATGCACGAACAATAACTAAAATGAagatttggaaaagaaaagcGGCTctattaagaaatttataagaCAAAATTAGCTATACCTATGAGAACGACTACTCCTATCATTCATGGCTGTAGCACTCACTGCTCGATTCTTTTGGCCAAGGTTCATCAAAGTTATAACATCAGATGTTGATGACACAGGTACAAGGTTTGCTTCAGGTACATTGATCCCATTTTGAGAGCTGTTACGAATTTCTAATGTACTAGGGGGTTAAGAACAAATATGAGTAAGAGGTGCATTGCACAAGCTATGATAATATAAAGGAATAAACAAGTGCCTAAGGATATCTTTTCTGGTGACCATCTGTCACAAGCAGATCCCTAACTTGTTCATTGTAAATTTCAAGCATCTGAACAGAAATCTCATAGCACATGGTGGCTTTCCTCTGTTCTGAGAGAAGAAATAGGTCACCCAATGCTCTGTAATTGACACCTTTGGCCTCCTCTGTAAGCTCTTGGGGTCCACTCTGGATTGATAgatgatatatattaatacaaataacataaatgacAAAACACTTATCGgcaaaaaaacaaaccaaagcCTTATGGTGAAAGAATCAGCAATCTGAttgcaataaaaaaatgtgttgaGCTTCTTACCATGGTATAAGTTTTCCCTGATCCTGTTTGGCCATAAGCGAATATACACACATTGTAGCCATCAAGAACAGACCGTATCAGAGGTTGGGTGTCTGAAAATACCTCCCCTGCAAAGAAAGGAAAGCAGTGGTATACAATGAAAGTTGATCAgaaggggagggagagagagagagagagagagagagagagagagagagagagagagagagagagagagagagagagagagaccttggGTTGCAGAAGGACCGAATGCTTTGTTGAAAGTGAATGACTTTCGTCCCTCTTTGCTATATTTTGaaggtgcattaatcataatattTCCTTCCCCTATGTGGTCCACAATATTCAAACCATTTGGTTGCCCAGGCAGGAAAGGCCTAACTCGGCAGTATACCCTAATGTTCCCTAATTAGACATAACACATACTCAACGTTTAGATCTTGCTGAGAACAAAAAATTTTACCAATTGAAGTGGAGCTTAAACCAGTCGGAATGTCACCTTTCAAGTCCTGCACTTGATTGTATAACTTGCGGTTCTCTTCAAGAATTCTCTGGTATCCAGAAGCAGCATGAGCTAGACCATAAAGGTGCTTACCTATCAAGGGAATCTAGTGATATCCTTCCTCCTTTAAAAACCTCAAAACAATagaatatttcatttaaaatgtaCCTAAATTGTTGAACTCCTCCTGGTACTTATTCTGCAAGAATTGCATGCCTGCTTTTGTACCGAGAAGAATATGTTTCAGTTCCTGCAGTATGTCGACATCAAAGCCACTAATTATGTGACAATAACAAATTTGATTCAAGAAAGTTTGATGCAAAGAAAAATTACCAGAACATCTCTTTGTTGTTGTTCTACCAACTTGTGTTGTTTCAAAAGCTGACTTTTTGATCCATGATCAGGATCACACTTCCAATCGTAGCATTCCTCCTCTTTATTTAGTGTTGCAGGTTCTTCTTCCATCTTAATCACAGTAAAAGAAAGGTCACTTGTTTGTGCAAAATGCACAAGGCAATCTTATATAATCAAGTTGCTTGTATAAAAATCTATTCCGAGTAacttgcattttaaattttctatgATGAATGTATATACCTTTGTATCATCAGAAGCAGTTTTAGAAGGAGAATTGTCAGAGAAAAATACTGAGATCTCTCTCGCAGTTGTTTTAATCTGTAAGATTACGAGAGAAATTAAGATCATTGACAGTGagctttacaaaaataaaaatcaaatatactaATGATTATTATATGGCGGAACACGATTTCTGTACAATCATAGAGGAAAATGGGATCTTGATTCTTGACTTCTCACATCATACTCAAAAACAGTGAAGAACTTCATTGCCAATGAGATGGTAATACCATTGTTGGAAAAAACAGATGCTTACCAGTTCATTTGGGCTTCCTAACCGGCGCTCAAACTCCTCCATGACTTTATTAAGCATAGATTCCACAACCTGTGACAGGCAAAAAAGTCATATACTCTGTGAAGTGATGATCAAGAATATGTATCTAATTAGTTACAACAAAGTTTCAAGCTAGACAAGAAGACATGAGAGGGAAAATGTAGACAAATATTAGACCTAAGACACATTTCATTCAATTAGATGTACAACAATTGATGAACTAAACCATTAGCATCCGCCAATTGGGACAATATATGGTGAAGAATACATGCATCACAGGAGTAAGTGATTGTTATAATTATTCGCCTGCTTACTTTGCAGGAACATAAGCAATCTTTTCAAAACTTAGAAAATCCCATAACAGCACAAGAGCCCTTACAATTGGAATTTCTTCTTGCTTCCTATCAGAAAGAACTTCACGGACTAGCATATTTAAGGAACGAGATGAACCCTGCAGATAGGAATACATATAAAATTCTTGGCGTCATGCTACAATGACaaccccccccccaaaacaacaaaaaaagaaaaagaaaaacactgaCTGTTTCATTCAGATCATGGCAGAGATCACAGTATGAAGATAGATCACTAGACAAACTCTCCAGAGACTTCTCCATCGATGATGTCCTCGACAAGGAATTCATGAATGGTTCTGAGTTTCTTCGTGCAAAGGGTTTCCCACAGGTTGGTGGTTTCATATTTCCACCAAGTTTCCATGATCCATTTCCACCTCCTTGTTTCCAGTCACTATATGATTTGAGTGCTAGAACACAGTTTACAATCCTGGCAGATTTCCCTCCCTGTGAAGTCGAGATTTAAAATAATGTTACATCAGATTGATAATTGTCACATCCAAAGTTGAAATGGCATTATAGAGATTTTCCGTTAatcaaagagagagaagatatgCGGATGAAGCCCATCATATAGATTTTCCCTATAGATTTTTCTATTGATGCTAATAAAACTACAAATACACACCTGTTCCAAATCAGATGCTTCGAAGGTTGGAAGCCCCAATTCTTCCACAGAAACTAGGAaatttctcacgttttcgaagTACTGGTATGCAGATAGAGCTGCCCCATCAGGAGTAACAACAGAATCACACGGGCCCTCAACCACCTAAATCAGTCAATGAATATCCTCAAAACCAACAAAACTTCTAAGTGAAAGCTAAAAgagattaaaagaaattaaaaaccgGGCTGAACCATACCTTTGACACAGCTCCTGGCTGAACCTTGTTAAGAGCATTGCAAAGGACTATCCCACTTCGCAATCCAAGCCTGAACTCTTCTTCGGAAGGCTGGGCTGGGAAATCTTTAATCCCAACAACTCCAGCCGTCTTTCTGAGCCATCCGGCTGCTTCATATCTTCTCAGGGCTGTAAAACGGCGTAGCAACCgtcagtttttttgttttttttttatcggcaCATCTCAACCGAAACAAGAAAGTTCTAGTATTGGGTTATAAAACCCTGATTTTTCTCCATCTTATCTAGAATCATTTCCAAATTCATTGGTCGAATGATAAGCTTTTCCAAGCTTATGGTCTTGAACTGGGACCTTCGATTAAAAGTGTAATTCCAATCACACAATTCCATGCAACAAAATGTTTACTTTTTCTCTAGAATAAAATCTTCAAAATTCTGGGAAATgagaaattaaagaagaaaacagaAGTAAGTCGAAAATAATAGATTCATATAAAGAAGATTGATCCAATCAGACAGATGATACGGACAGTGAGATTAAACGTGTTGCATCATTGTATCAATGCATCATCGTATCAATGTTGCATCATTGCCACTATAACAAACacatttggaaaaataaaatccacAAGTTACccgattttatattttcaaaacccACGTATGTTAGATTGTAACAAAAGTTTTGCAAAACTCACATGCTCCAAGACAACACCAGGAAAAACTTCCTCCGATCATCAAAGAAACCAAAACTTAAAATTCAAGAAATTTCTTTGACCATAGAAAATCACGTAAATCAAGAAATGATTGATCATACAAGATTCGTCGGCCTTCCTCGAAGCCAAGCCCCGGTCGCTC
This genomic window from Carya illinoinensis cultivar Pawnee chromosome 7, C.illinoinensisPawnee_v1, whole genome shotgun sequence contains:
- the LOC122316624 gene encoding kinesin-like protein KIN-14I; translated protein: MATEQVLSFSIASMVENVLQQRGTRLSDRGLASRKADESSLRRYEAAGWLRKTAGVVGIKDFPAQPSEEEFRLGLRSGIVLCNALNKVQPGAVSKVVEGPCDSVVTPDGAALSAYQYFENVRNFLVSVEELGLPTFEASDLEQGGKSARIVNCVLALKSYSDWKQGGGNGSWKLGGNMKPPTCGKPFARRNSEPFMNSLSRTSSMEKSLESLSSDLSSYCDLCHDLNETGSSRSLNMLVREVLSDRKQEEIPIVVESMLNKVMEEFERRLGSPNELIKTTAREISVFFSDNSPSKTASDDTKMEEEPATLNKEEECYDWKCDPDHGSKSQLLKQHKLVEQQQRDVLELKHILLGTKAGMQFLQNKYQEEFNNLGKHLYGLAHAASGYQRILEENRKLYNQVQDLKGNIRVYCRVRPFLPGQPNGLNIVDHIGEGNIMINAPSKYSKEGRKSFTFNKAFGPSATQGEVFSDTQPLIRSVLDGYNVCIFAYGQTGSGKTYTMSGPQELTEEAKGVNYRALGDLFLLSEQRKATMCYEISVQMLEIYNEQVRDLLVTDGHQKRLEIRNSSQNGINVPEANLVPVSSTSDVITLMNLGQKNRAVSATAMNDRSSRSHSCLTVHIQGRDLTSGSIIRGCMHLVDLAGSERVDKSEVTGDRLKEAQHINKSLSALGDVIASLAQKNSHVPYRNSKLTQLLQDSLGGQAKTLMFVHISPEPEALVETISTLKFAERVSTIELGAARVNKDSADIKELKEQIASLKAALAMKEGVMESPQRTVSSSPERPKVKSCGSSPSHPSWRSVGDPSRGHMQSMEDVGNLKVRKNSTTKPKRHSLDLQDMRRNSHSWHPVGSPGFDGNEDDKDSVSGDCVDKVMLNKLAGRWDVDNRQLPEMFGRTYPSALSKIYSEQAFSKLTTNKTDGQDYDAPNSRCEVATDDSDELEAETSDSSDPDLLWQLNLHKATNIPNGMGSKTTKTNPKSAKSSEPRSLIPMRIPSPSRIKAPNGVSQPSNKPGRQAVLAEGKWKSGNAK